The sequence TGCGATCCTGCGGTCGCCCGCGGCGCTGCGTCCGGCACACGTGACACCCGAGCGGACGTCGTCGTAGTCTCGCGGCGCCATGGACCTCTCGTTCTCCCCCGCGGACCTCGCCTTTCGCGACGAAGTCCGCAGCTGGATCGGCACCTCACTCCCCGCGGATCTGCGCGCCGTCGCCGAGGTCGACGGCCACTTCGAGCACGCGGACGTCATGCGATGGCATCGGCTGCTGGCGGCCAAGGGTTGGGTCGCACCGCACTGGCCCAAGGCCTTCGGCGGCCCCGGGCTGTCGCCGACCCAGCGCTTCATCCTGAGCGAGGAGCTCGAGCTCGCGGGCACGCCGCTGCTCAGCCCATTCGGGCTCTCGATGGTGGGTCCGGCAATCATGCAGTTCGGCACACCCGCGCAGCAGGAGCGGTTCCTGCCGCGGATCCTCGCGGGCGAGAAGGTCTGGTGCCAGGGCTACTCCGAGCCGAGCGCCGGCAGCGACTTGGCGTCGCTGCGCACCACCGCCACGCTCGACGGTGACGCATTCGTGGTCAACGGCCAGAAGACCTGGACCACCTATGCGCAGTACGCCGATTGGATCTTCGCGCTCGTTCGCACCGATCCCACGGTGAAGAAGCAGGCGGGCATCTCGTTCCTGCTGATCGACATGAAGTCGCCGGGCGTGGAGGCGCGCCCGATGCTGACCATCGGCCACACGCCGGCGTTCTG is a genomic window of Deltaproteobacteria bacterium containing:
- a CDS encoding acyl-CoA dehydrogenase family protein; translation: MDLSFSPADLAFRDEVRSWIGTSLPADLRAVAEVDGHFEHADVMRWHRLLAAKGWVAPHWPKAFGGPGLSPTQRFILSEELELAGTPLLSPFGLSMVGPAIMQFGTPAQQERFLPRILAGEKVWCQGYSEPSAGSDLASLRTTATLDGDAFVVNGQKTWTTYAQYADWIFALVRTDPTVKKQAGISFLLIDMKSPGVEARPMLTIGHTPAFCDTFFENVRVPRENLIGPLHGGWTVAKALLGHERTLIAAVGHSQRAMRRVKRIAASTTEHGRPLLDDPVWRARIARLEIKLQALQMANYRSLAGAALGHAPGPESSILKLRGSEILQQAFELAMDVMGPDAVSWFNDVGVLPELEQSVAPTYCYNRATTIYGGSNEIQKNIIAKMILGLPGT